In Bacteroidota bacterium, the following are encoded in one genomic region:
- a CDS encoding ABC transporter ATP-binding protein gives MIKASNITKKFGQIEVLRGIDVHVKKSEVVSIIGASGAGKSTLLHILGTLMPTDGGSFSIDGIDAHLLKGRKLDKFRNSKIGFVFQFHQLMPEFTAAENAAIPAMIAGLGKKEALAKAAIILEQLSLGHRLQHKPSELSGGEQQRVAVARALINDPAVVFADEPTGNLDTKNATELHDLFLDLRERTGQTFLIVTHNEALASKSDRILHIEDGMIVG, from the coding sequence ATGATAAAAGCAAGTAACATTACCAAAAAATTTGGGCAAATAGAAGTGCTACGTGGCATTGACGTTCACGTTAAAAAAAGTGAAGTCGTTTCTATTATAGGTGCTTCAGGTGCGGGCAAATCTACACTATTACATATATTGGGAACATTGATGCCTACCGACGGTGGGAGTTTTAGTATTGATGGTATTGATGCACATTTATTAAAAGGTAGAAAACTCGATAAATTTAGAAACAGTAAAATCGGATTTGTATTCCAGTTTCACCAATTGATGCCCGAATTTACCGCTGCAGAAAATGCTGCTATCCCTGCCATGATTGCAGGACTCGGAAAAAAAGAAGCATTGGCAAAAGCTGCTATAATATTAGAACAACTTTCATTGGGTCACCGTTTGCAACACAAACCTTCAGAATTATCAGGAGGTGAACAGCAACGTGTGGCTGTAGCCCGTGCGTTAATCAATGACCCTGCGGTGGTTTTTGCGGACGAACCCACAGGAAATCTCGATACCAAAAACGCTACTGAGCTCCACGATTTATTTTTGGATTTGCGTGAACGCACGGGACAAACATTTTTAATAGTAACACATAACGAAGCCTTGGCTAGCAAGAGCGACCGCATATTGCATATTGAAGATGGAATGATTGTTGGGTAG